A genomic stretch from Chryseobacterium sp. SNU WT5 includes:
- a CDS encoding RsmB/NOP family class I SAM-dependent RNA methyltransferase codes for MELIHRNLLIGIHDALQETFFEDRKYADKVIERLLKGHKQWGSEDRKVVAQIFYDIIRWKKRLEYYMGEGVKPSNIYKLILAYCLWTKTHYKKFEEFDGVKSADIINKLKKNTVPTKAIEYSIPEWLAETLERELGPSWECEMYALNEQAPTILRVNSLKTTPKELISDLRDENVESFLLANYPDAIQLEEKKNVFITSAFKDGLFEVQDASSQKIGELLDVKEGMRVVDVCAGAGGKTLHLAAMMKNKGQIIALDIYEWKLAELKRRAKRAGAHNIETRYIDDNKVIKRLHGTADRLLIDSPCSGLGVLKRNPDSKWKIDQDFIDRIRKEQQQILQDYAKILKKGGKMIYATCSILPSENNEQVELFLKNNEGYKLIKEQKMMPSEGYDGFYMALIERIA; via the coding sequence ATGGAACTCATACACAGAAACTTACTCATCGGGATTCACGATGCATTACAAGAAACTTTTTTCGAAGACCGAAAATATGCTGATAAAGTTATCGAAAGACTTCTGAAAGGTCATAAACAATGGGGCAGCGAAGACCGAAAAGTAGTTGCACAGATCTTTTATGACATCATTCGATGGAAAAAGCGTCTTGAATATTATATGGGCGAAGGCGTGAAACCGAGCAATATTTACAAGTTAATTCTAGCTTATTGTCTTTGGACGAAAACACATTACAAAAAATTTGAAGAATTCGACGGGGTAAAATCTGCCGATATTATCAACAAATTAAAGAAAAATACGGTTCCAACAAAAGCGATTGAATATTCAATCCCAGAATGGTTAGCCGAGACTTTAGAAAGAGAACTGGGACCAAGTTGGGAGTGCGAAATGTATGCCCTGAATGAGCAAGCGCCAACGATTCTTCGTGTTAACAGTCTAAAAACAACTCCTAAAGAGTTGATTTCTGATTTGAGAGACGAGAATGTGGAAAGTTTCTTATTAGCTAACTATCCTGATGCCATACAGTTAGAAGAGAAAAAAAATGTATTTATCACCTCCGCGTTTAAAGATGGACTGTTTGAAGTTCAGGATGCTTCTTCTCAAAAAATTGGTGAACTTCTGGATGTAAAAGAAGGAATGCGTGTGGTTGATGTTTGCGCGGGAGCAGGTGGGAAAACCCTTCATTTGGCTGCTATGATGAAGAACAAAGGACAAATCATAGCTCTTGATATTTACGAATGGAAATTAGCAGAACTGAAACGTCGTGCTAAAAGAGCTGGTGCTCACAATATTGAAACACGATATATCGATGATAATAAAGTGATCAAAAGATTACACGGCACTGCAGATCGTTTGTTGATTGATTCTCCATGTTCAGGTTTAGGAGTTCTGAAAAGAAATCCTGATTCTAAATGGAAAATTGACCAGGATTTCATTGACCGAATTAGAAAAGAACAACAACAGATTTTACAGGATTATGCAAAAATTCTGAAGAAAGGGGGCAAAATGATATACGCAACCTGTTCCATCTTACCAAGCGAAAATAATGAGCAAGTGGAACTCTTTTTGAAAAATAATGAGGGTTACAAATTAATCAAAGAGCAAAAAATGATGCCGAGCGAAGGCTATGACGGATTCTACATGGCGCTGATTGAAAGAATCGCATAA
- a CDS encoding ABC transporter ATP-binding protein has translation MLLEINRLFFSHTADQQLFQNFNLKVDQGKIIALAGESGCGKSTLLNLIYGLINWEKGEIMFDGKPILGPVKNLVPGEDNMKLVAQNYDLMPYSTVSDNVGKFISNINLQEKKERVEELLEVVGLLDFKDTLPKYLSGGQQQRVAIARSLSVLPKLLLLDEPFSNLDFSRKIELRERLFKYVREKNISLIISTHEIQEVMPWLDQIIVLQEGRLIQNDNAEETYRNPYNQYVAELFGEVNTFTDKEQFNFNLSKKFHYPHEIKITDRGRKAEVLESRFAGSHYWNKISLDEKILIMYTPEKIGGSIEINL, from the coding sequence ATGCTTTTAGAAATCAACCGCTTATTTTTCTCTCACACTGCTGATCAACAACTTTTTCAGAATTTTAATCTAAAAGTTGATCAAGGTAAAATCATCGCCTTGGCAGGTGAAAGCGGTTGTGGTAAATCTACCCTTCTCAATTTAATATATGGATTGATAAACTGGGAAAAAGGTGAGATTATGTTCGATGGCAAACCTATTTTGGGTCCTGTCAAGAATTTAGTTCCTGGTGAAGATAATATGAAATTGGTGGCTCAGAATTACGATCTGATGCCCTACTCGACCGTTTCAGATAACGTGGGGAAATTTATCTCTAACATTAATCTACAAGAGAAAAAAGAAAGGGTTGAAGAATTACTGGAAGTAGTAGGATTACTGGATTTTAAAGATACTTTGCCAAAATATTTAAGCGGTGGCCAGCAACAGCGCGTTGCAATAGCCAGATCTCTTTCTGTACTGCCGAAACTGCTATTACTTGATGAACCTTTTAGCAACCTTGACTTTTCAAGAAAAATTGAATTGCGGGAGCGCCTGTTTAAATACGTTCGGGAGAAGAATATTTCTTTAATAATCTCCACTCATGAAATTCAGGAAGTGATGCCGTGGTTGGATCAGATCATTGTATTGCAGGAAGGTCGTTTAATCCAAAATGACAATGCCGAGGAAACCTACAGAAACCCTTACAATCAATATGTTGCAGAACTTTTTGGTGAAGTAAATACCTTTACTGACAAAGAACAATTTAATTTTAATCTTTCCAAAAAATTTCACTATCCACACGAAATTAAAATAACGGATCGTGGGAGAAAAGCAGAAGTTTTAGAAAGCCGTTTCGCAGGAAGTCATTATTGGAATAAAATTTCTTTGGATGAGAAGATTTTAATTATGTATACACCAGAAAAAATCGGAGGATCTATTGAAATTAATTTATAA
- a CDS encoding zinc ribbon domain-containing protein YjdM: MSDTIVCPKCQSEFTYEQDGKMVCSQCFHEWIPGETADEDKILDAHGHELQNGDSVVVIKDLPVKGAPKPVKSGTKVKNIRLRPGSDHNIDCKIDGFGSMALKSEFVKKA, from the coding sequence ATGAGTGATACAATAGTTTGTCCGAAATGTCAGTCAGAATTCACTTACGAGCAAGACGGCAAAATGGTTTGTTCCCAATGTTTCCATGAATGGATTCCTGGTGAAACTGCAGACGAAGATAAAATTCTTGATGCCCACGGACACGAATTGCAAAATGGAGATTCTGTTGTCGTTATCAAAGATCTTCCCGTAAAAGGTGCACCAAAACCAGTGAAATCAGGTACTAAAGTGAAAAATATTCGTCTTCGCCCAGGTTCTGATCATAATATCGACTGCAAAATTGATGGATTTGGATCAATGGCCCTGAAATCAGAGTTTGTGAAAAAAGCGTAG
- a CDS encoding YceI family protein — MMNTIKKSVVLGVFTSMILVSCGKDQPVATETTEVTTNNNGAIYEIDTLNSRIEWKGYKVVKSDQTSHFGTIKFESGDLTVHEGMLESGKFVVDMNSLTSVDLKDDAEQLAKLNGHLKSGDFFETEKFPTASFEITKVSKNDSGDYNTLLDGNLTIKGITKPVQFNANVSVKDGEASIATEPKDISREAYNVKFQMPLTNGVIKDDVSLQILIKANEKK, encoded by the coding sequence ATGATGAACACAATCAAAAAATCAGTCGTTTTAGGAGTATTTACTTCGATGATTCTAGTATCTTGTGGTAAAGATCAACCCGTTGCAACCGAAACTACTGAAGTTACAACCAATAATAATGGCGCAATTTATGAAATTGATACATTGAATAGCAGAATAGAATGGAAAGGATATAAAGTAGTGAAGTCTGACCAAACCAGTCATTTCGGTACCATCAAATTTGAAAGTGGTGATCTTACCGTTCATGAAGGGATGCTTGAAAGTGGAAAATTCGTAGTAGATATGAATTCTCTTACCTCCGTGGATTTAAAAGATGATGCAGAACAGTTAGCAAAACTAAATGGTCACTTGAAAAGTGGCGATTTCTTCGAAACTGAAAAATTTCCAACTGCTTCTTTTGAAATTACTAAAGTTTCAAAAAATGATTCCGGTGATTATAATACTTTGTTAGATGGTAATTTGACGATAAAAGGAATTACGAAACCAGTTCAGTTCAATGCGAATGTATCTGTAAAGGATGGTGAAGCAAGTATTGCTACAGAGCCCAAAGATATCAGCAGAGAAGCGTATAATGTAAAATTCCAAATGCCGCTAACGAATGGTGTAATTAAAGATGATGTAAGTCTTCAGATTTTAATTAAAGCCAACGAAAAGAAATAA